The Alcaligenes faecalis sequence CACGCCGACGGCACCAATGACTTGACCGTCCACCACAATCGGCTCGCCGCCTTCCAGTGGTGTGATGGGCATGGACAGAGCGGCAAAGCGACCATTGTTGACCATGTCTTCAAATACCTTGCTGGGCTTGCCGCCGCCGAGCACGCATGTGTGTGCCTTGGCGGGAGCAACCTGGGCGCTCATCAAGGGAGCGCCGTCCATACGCTGCATCCAGAGCGCATGACCGCCCGCATCGCAAATAGCGATACTGACAGCCCAGTTGTTCTTCAGTGCTTCTTGCTCGGCAGCGGCAGCAATTTTTTTAACATCGGCCAGGGTCAGTACTTTTGTGTCTCTCATGTCCAATCCTTTATGAAAAGCGTTAATCGCTAGGGGGTAAAACCAAAATGGCACGGAAATCGTTGACGTTGGTCAGGGTAGGACCCGTAACCAAAGCGTCATCCAAGGCTTCAAAGAAGCCATGACCATCATTATTGTCCAGACTGGACCTTGGGCGTATACCTTGTTGCCAGGCACGCTCCAATGTGTCCGGACCGCAGAAGGCTCCGGCAATTTCTTCCTGGCCATCCACACCGTCGGTATCGCCTGCCAAACCGTAGATACCGGGTGCCCCGTTCAAGGCAATGGCAGTGGACAGCAGAAACTCCACATTGCGACCTCCTCGGCCCTGGCCGCGTAAGGTTACAGTGGTTTCCCCGCCCGAGAGCAGCACGCAGGGAGCCTGGGCGGGCTGCTCATGCTGGGCCACGCTCAAGGCGATACCGGCCATGACTTTGCCGACATCGCGGGCTTCGCCTTCGATGCTGTCGCCCAGCAGGACAGGACGCACGCCACAGGCTTGGGCGACACGAGCAGCAGCTTGCAGGGCCAGTTGGGGTGTGGCGACCAGATGGGTAGTGACATGAGCCAGGCGTGGATCATCGGGTTTGATGGTTTCGCCATCGCCGCTCTCCAGCAGGGCACGGGCTGCGGCAGGAATGTCGATGCCGTAGCGGGTGATGATTTCCAGAGCTTGTGCACACGTGGTGGGATCGGCCACCGTGGGGCCAGAAGCGATGTCCATGGGCTTGTCGCCGGGAACATCGGAAATCAGCAGGTTCAGGACACGGGCAGGGGCGCAAGCCGCTGCCAGACGGCCACCTTTGATGGCAGACAGGTGACGACGCACCGTGTTCATCTCACCAATCGAGGCACCCGATTTCAGCAGCGCCTTATTGATGGCTTGTTTGTCGGCCAGGGTGATGCCTTCTCCGGCCAAGGGCAGCAGAGACGAGCCGCCACCGGAAATCAGACAAATCACCAGATCGTCCTCGTTCAGATCGTTGACCGTGCGCAAAATTTCGCGAGCCGCGTCTTCGCCGGCCTGGTCGGGCACAGGGTGGGACGCTTCCAGAATCTTGATGTGATCACAAGGCACGCCGTAGCCATAGCGGGTGACGACCACGCCGCTGATGGGGCCTTTGTCCCAGTGGCGCTCTAGGGCCTGGGCCATTGCTGCCGATGCCTTGCCTGCACCGATCACAATGGTGCGGCCTTTGGGAGCCTCGGGCAAATAAGGGGGAATGCAATGCTCAGGCTGAGCCGCGTTGACGGCAGCTTGAAACATTTTGCTGAGTAAGTCTTGTGGCTCGATCTTCATGGGTCAATCCTAATGCAGAGCGATGGCAACAAACCATCTTACTGCGCTACAACACAGCTTTAGATCCCCACTTTGACTTGCTGCCCCGAGAGGCTGTGTGCTGTTGGGGATATCTGGCGCTCAAAAAGCGGGCCGCAGCCCGCTTGCTGGATGCCCTTGTCGTGCTGGTTTGATGCAGAGCAGAATCAGACTAGATGGGAGCATCCTTGAACCGATCTTATTGACCAATCTCGTAGTTGGCC is a genomic window containing:
- a CDS encoding heme-binding protein, whose amino-acid sequence is MRDTKVLTLADVKKIAAAAEQEALKNNWAVSIAICDAGGHALWMQRMDGAPLMSAQVAPAKAHTCVLGGGKPSKVFEDMVNNGRFAALSMPITPLEGGEPIVVDGQVIGAVGVSGVKAPEDAQIARAGIAAL
- a CDS encoding glycerate kinase translates to MKIEPQDLLSKMFQAAVNAAQPEHCIPPYLPEAPKGRTIVIGAGKASAAMAQALERHWDKGPISGVVVTRYGYGVPCDHIKILEASHPVPDQAGEDAAREILRTVNDLNEDDLVICLISGGGSSLLPLAGEGITLADKQAINKALLKSGASIGEMNTVRRHLSAIKGGRLAAACAPARVLNLLISDVPGDKPMDIASGPTVADPTTCAQALEIITRYGIDIPAAARALLESGDGETIKPDDPRLAHVTTHLVATPQLALQAAARVAQACGVRPVLLGDSIEGEARDVGKVMAGIALSVAQHEQPAQAPCVLLSGGETTVTLRGQGRGGRNVEFLLSTAIALNGAPGIYGLAGDTDGVDGQEEIAGAFCGPDTLERAWQQGIRPRSSLDNNDGHGFFEALDDALVTGPTLTNVNDFRAILVLPPSD